In Kitasatospora viridis, a single window of DNA contains:
- a CDS encoding GuaB1 family IMP dehydrogenase-related protein, with amino-acid sequence MRFLNDLKPAYDLTYDDVFMVPSRSAVGSRQGVDLASNDGTGTTIPLVVANMTAIAGRRMAETVARRGGLVAIPQDLPTEVIAEVIGWVKQRHLVFDTPVTLSPGATVADALALLPKRAHGALVVVEDGRPVGVVTEGDCQGVDRFTSVSQVMSRDLLLLAQDVEPRAAFEKLNEGHRKLAPVVDADGKLVGILTRKGALRATLYTPAVDAAGRLRIAATVGINGDVAGKAKALIEAGADVLVVDTAHGHQESMISALRAVRGLDPQIPIVAGNVVSAAGVRDLVEAGADILKVGVGPGAMCTTRMMTGVGRPQFSAVLECAAEARKLGKHVWADGGVRHPRDVAMALAAGASNVMIGSWFAGTYESPGDLQTAADGRQYKESFGMASARAVRNRTAEESGYDRARKALFEEGISTSRMFLDPARPGVEDLIDSIIAGVRSSCTYAGANTLEEFHEKAIVGVQSAAGYAEGKPLHSSW; translated from the coding sequence ATGCGCTTCCTGAACGACCTCAAGCCCGCGTACGACCTCACGTACGACGACGTGTTCATGGTCCCCAGCCGGTCCGCCGTGGGCTCCCGGCAGGGGGTCGACCTGGCGTCCAACGACGGGACCGGGACGACGATCCCGCTGGTCGTGGCCAACATGACGGCCATCGCGGGGCGGCGGATGGCCGAGACCGTGGCCCGGCGCGGGGGGTTGGTGGCCATTCCGCAGGACCTGCCGACCGAGGTGATCGCCGAGGTGATCGGGTGGGTCAAGCAGCGGCACCTGGTGTTCGACACGCCGGTGACGCTGAGCCCGGGGGCGACCGTGGCGGACGCGCTGGCGCTGCTGCCGAAGCGGGCGCACGGTGCGCTGGTGGTCGTCGAGGACGGTCGGCCGGTTGGCGTGGTGACCGAGGGTGACTGCCAGGGGGTGGACCGGTTCACCAGCGTGTCCCAGGTGATGTCCCGTGACCTGCTGCTGCTCGCTCAGGACGTGGAGCCGCGGGCCGCGTTCGAGAAGCTGAACGAGGGTCACCGCAAGCTCGCCCCGGTGGTGGACGCCGACGGGAAGCTGGTCGGCATCCTGACCCGCAAGGGCGCGCTGCGGGCGACGCTCTACACCCCCGCGGTGGACGCGGCCGGCCGGCTGCGGATCGCGGCGACCGTCGGCATCAACGGCGACGTGGCGGGCAAGGCCAAGGCGCTGATCGAGGCCGGTGCCGACGTGCTGGTGGTGGACACCGCGCACGGTCACCAGGAGTCGATGATCAGCGCGCTGCGGGCCGTGCGCGGCCTGGACCCGCAGATCCCGATCGTGGCCGGCAACGTGGTCTCCGCCGCCGGTGTGCGCGACCTGGTCGAGGCGGGCGCGGACATCCTCAAGGTCGGTGTCGGCCCGGGCGCGATGTGCACCACCCGGATGATGACCGGCGTCGGCCGGCCGCAGTTCTCCGCCGTGCTGGAGTGCGCGGCCGAGGCCCGCAAGCTGGGCAAGCACGTCTGGGCCGACGGCGGCGTGCGGCACCCGCGCGACGTCGCGATGGCGCTGGCCGCCGGTGCGTCCAACGTGATGATCGGCTCCTGGTTCGCCGGTACCTACGAGTCGCCGGGCGACCTGCAGACCGCGGCCGACGGCCGGCAGTACAAGGAGAGCTTCGGCATGGCCTCGGCCCGCGCGGTGCGCAACCGCACGGCCGAGGAGTCCGGCTACGACCGGGCCCGCAAGGCGCTCTTCGAGGAGGGCATCTCCACCTCCCGGATGTTCCTCGACCCGGCCCGCCCGGGCGTCGAGGACCTGATCGACTCGATCATCGCGGGCGTGCGCAGCTCCTGCACCTACGCGGGCGCGAACACGTTGGAGGAGTTCCACGAGAAGGCGATCGTCGGCGTGCAGAGCGCGGCCGGCTACGCCGAGGGCAAGCCGCTGCACTCCAGCTGGTAG
- a CDS encoding cellulose binding domain-containing protein produces the protein MRRVTLPAFVTTALLAGAVLPLALPAAAQADAGVSGLVATASSPQSWSTGFEVDYTVTNHTNTTVNSWSITFDLPAGESAGSAWNGTLTSSNGHYTITSPSWAAPLAPGASAPVVGMDVSTTGTQALPINCLINNQPCAGGPVDTTPPTVPTGLAVSGTGPDAVSLSWHASTDNVGVAGYHVYEGSTVVASTTTGTSATVAGLLAGSSHTFTVTAYDAAGNESAQSAAVTGVAGSGTTPGVAAPFVDLGAYPTPSLTQIAAATGLKQFSLGFIVNGTTACTASWFNAYDPGTAWDKADFDAFRATGGDIRPSFGGANGTELAQSCTDVPSLTAQYQKVVDAYNLDRIDFDIEGSAVSDHASIDRRSAAIAAVQAAQRAKGRDLKVTLTLPVLPSGLTTDGVYVLQSAKAAGVNVDAVNVMAMDFGDTEAPNPSGQMGAYAIQSAQSTRAQIASVWTNLTTAQTWAMVGVTPMLGQNDNADEVFGLSDAQQLLTFAQQNHLGELSFWEVTRDGNACTGALFKCTNISQTPYQFSKLWAGYNG, from the coding sequence ATGAGGCGCGTCACCCTGCCCGCATTCGTGACCACCGCTCTGCTCGCCGGCGCGGTGCTGCCGCTCGCCCTGCCGGCCGCCGCCCAGGCCGACGCGGGCGTCTCCGGGCTGGTCGCCACCGCCAGCTCCCCGCAGAGCTGGTCCACCGGCTTCGAGGTGGACTACACGGTCACCAACCACACCAACACCACGGTGAACTCCTGGTCGATCACCTTCGACCTGCCCGCGGGCGAGAGTGCCGGCAGTGCCTGGAACGGGACGCTGACCAGCAGCAACGGCCACTACACCATCACCTCCCCGAGCTGGGCCGCGCCGCTGGCCCCCGGCGCCTCGGCCCCCGTGGTCGGCATGGACGTGAGCACCACCGGCACCCAGGCGCTGCCGATCAACTGCCTGATCAACAACCAGCCCTGTGCCGGCGGCCCGGTGGACACCACCCCGCCGACCGTGCCCACCGGCCTGGCCGTCTCCGGCACCGGCCCGGACGCCGTGTCGCTGAGCTGGCACGCCTCCACCGACAACGTCGGCGTGGCCGGATACCACGTCTACGAGGGCAGCACCGTGGTCGCCTCGACCACCACCGGCACCTCCGCCACCGTCGCCGGCCTGCTCGCCGGCAGCAGCCACACCTTCACCGTCACCGCCTACGACGCGGCCGGCAACGAGTCCGCGCAGTCCGCCGCGGTGACCGGGGTGGCCGGCAGCGGCACCACCCCCGGAGTGGCCGCGCCCTTCGTCGACCTCGGCGCCTACCCGACCCCGAGCCTGACCCAGATCGCCGCCGCGACCGGCCTCAAGCAGTTCTCGCTGGGCTTCATCGTCAACGGCACCACCGCGTGCACCGCCAGCTGGTTCAACGCCTACGACCCCGGCACCGCCTGGGACAAGGCCGACTTCGACGCCTTCCGGGCCACCGGCGGGGACATCCGCCCGTCCTTCGGCGGCGCCAACGGCACCGAGCTGGCCCAGTCCTGCACCGACGTGCCGAGCCTGACCGCCCAGTACCAGAAGGTCGTCGACGCCTACAACCTGGACCGGATCGACTTCGACATCGAGGGCTCGGCCGTCTCCGACCACGCCTCGATCGACCGCCGCTCGGCCGCGATCGCCGCCGTGCAGGCCGCCCAGCGGGCCAAGGGCCGCGACCTGAAGGTCACCCTCACCCTGCCGGTGCTGCCCAGCGGCCTGACCACCGACGGCGTCTACGTGCTGCAGTCCGCCAAGGCGGCTGGCGTCAACGTCGACGCGGTCAACGTGATGGCGATGGACTTCGGCGACACCGAGGCCCCCAACCCCTCCGGCCAGATGGGCGCCTACGCGATCCAGTCGGCCCAGTCCACCCGGGCCCAGATCGCCTCGGTGTGGACCAACCTGACCACCGCGCAGACCTGGGCCATGGTCGGCGTCACCCCGATGCTGGGTCAGAACGACAACGCGGACGAGGTCTTCGGCCTCTCCGACGCCCAGCAGCTGCTCACCTTCGCCCAGCAGAACCACCTCGGCGAGCTCTCCTTCTGGGAGGTCACCCGGGACGGCAACGCCTGCACCGGCGCGCTCTTCAAGTGCACCAACATCAGCCAGACCCCGTACCAGTTCTCCAAGCTGTGGGCCGGCTACAACGGCTGA
- a CDS encoding helix-turn-helix transcriptional regulator, translated as MTDRPELADFLCRCRTRLAPGDVGLPPGVRRRTPGLRREEVAQLAGLSVDYYTRLEQGRGNRPSAPLLAALARALRLTARERDHLFRLAGQEPPRTTRALTHLSPALLLLLDRLHDTPAQLLSRLGDVLARNRMAVALFGDRSQQPPRERNLAWSWFTDPASRARFAPAEHERLAHGLVAELRAVRAADPDCPEGAELVAELLAASAEFTELWERPGESGAAPHAHHGTVLHPVVGAMELDCEVLRVGEGGQRLLVYTARPGSESAGRLELLQVIGSQQMTSIG; from the coding sequence ATGACGGACCGTCCGGAACTCGCCGACTTCCTCTGCCGCTGCCGCACCCGCCTGGCCCCGGGCGACGTGGGACTGCCGCCCGGCGTCCGGCGCCGCACCCCGGGCCTGCGCCGCGAGGAGGTGGCCCAGCTGGCCGGGCTCTCGGTGGACTACTACACCCGGCTGGAGCAGGGCCGGGGCAACCGGCCCTCGGCGCCGCTGCTCGCCGCGCTGGCCCGGGCGCTGCGGCTGACCGCGCGGGAGCGGGACCACCTCTTCCGCCTGGCCGGCCAGGAACCGCCGCGCACCACCCGGGCGCTCACCCACCTGTCGCCCGCGCTGCTGCTCCTGCTGGACCGGCTGCACGACACCCCGGCGCAGCTGCTCTCCCGGCTCGGCGACGTGCTGGCGCGCAACCGGATGGCGGTGGCGCTGTTCGGTGACCGCTCCCAGCAGCCGCCGCGCGAGCGGAACCTGGCCTGGAGCTGGTTCACCGACCCGGCGAGCCGCGCGAGGTTCGCGCCCGCCGAGCACGAGCGCCTCGCCCACGGTCTCGTGGCCGAGCTCCGCGCGGTCCGCGCGGCCGACCCGGACTGCCCGGAGGGAGCCGAGCTGGTCGCCGAACTACTGGCGGCCAGTGCGGAGTTCACTGAGCTCTGGGAGCGGCCCGGGGAGTCGGGGGCGGCGCCGCACGCGCACCACGGGACGGTCCTGCACCCGGTGGTCGGGGCGATGGAGCTGGACTGCGAGGTGCTGCGGGTGGGGGAGGGCGGCCAGCGGCTGCTGGTCTACACGGCCCGCCCCGGCAGCGAGTCGGCCGGACGGCTGGAGCTGCTCCAGGTGATCGGCTCGCAGCAGATGACCTCGATCGGCTGA
- a CDS encoding class I adenylate-forming enzyme family protein, giving the protein MTWTSRQGLTLPDLVGAAQRRAWAADGHYLDVDLYRMFRQRVQAHPDRPAVIDPRATVSYAQLDVAARRFAGVLRAAGVCDREIVAIRLPNGWPAVAAELAVALLGAVALTFPDGPGSGEARSLLARSRATALVTDRDFADTELPHVKAVLTTEQLQAGTDLAVPAPAADPDAPARILVSSGSESEPKMIAYSHNAMGGGRGNYLRAIYAGRPDPRALILVPLSASYGSLGTVSVQRHGATLVLLDRFDPAAALAAIAEHRITHLFGVATILRRMTSQSAEPDEDLSSLDAVIASCDGLPTPVLAAALDRFGCPISNLYGSSDGVNCRGEYDAPGVETTALSHPDLAVCDFEVRDEQGRALPAGTPGELWARGPMTPLCYVGAPDLDAGRRDPAGWVRSGDHGLLDSERRLHLLRRNSAVIKRGGFTISPAEVERHAGAHPALAEAVCVPVPDEDLGERLCVCVVARPGAPAPSLAELNLFLVEQRGLERRKLPEQLVSLAALPLGSTGKLSRVELSRLAAART; this is encoded by the coding sequence ATGACCTGGACCTCCCGCCAGGGCCTCACCCTGCCCGACCTCGTCGGCGCCGCACAGCGCCGGGCCTGGGCCGCCGACGGGCACTACCTCGACGTGGACCTGTACCGGATGTTCCGCCAGCGGGTCCAAGCCCACCCCGACCGGCCCGCCGTGATCGACCCCCGGGCCACCGTCAGCTACGCCCAACTGGACGTCGCCGCACGCCGGTTCGCCGGGGTGCTGCGGGCCGCCGGGGTGTGCGACCGGGAGATCGTGGCGATCCGGCTGCCGAACGGCTGGCCGGCGGTCGCGGCCGAGCTGGCGGTGGCGCTGCTCGGCGCGGTGGCACTGACCTTCCCGGACGGCCCCGGCAGCGGCGAGGCCCGGTCCCTGCTGGCCCGCTCCCGGGCCACCGCACTGGTCACCGACCGCGACTTCGCAGACACTGAACTTCCGCACGTCAAAGCCGTTCTGACGACGGAACAGCTCCAGGCCGGCACCGACCTCGCCGTTCCCGCACCGGCCGCCGACCCCGACGCGCCGGCCCGGATCCTGGTCTCCTCCGGCTCCGAGTCCGAGCCCAAGATGATCGCCTACTCGCACAACGCGATGGGCGGCGGCCGGGGCAACTACCTGCGGGCGATCTACGCCGGCCGGCCGGACCCACGGGCCCTGATCCTGGTGCCGCTCTCCGCCTCCTACGGCTCACTGGGCACCGTCTCGGTGCAGCGCCACGGCGCCACCCTGGTCCTGCTGGACCGGTTCGACCCGGCCGCCGCCCTGGCCGCCATCGCCGAGCACCGGATCACCCACCTGTTCGGCGTGGCCACCATCCTGCGCCGCATGACCTCCCAATCGGCCGAACCCGACGAGGACTTGAGCAGCCTGGACGCGGTGATCGCCAGCTGCGACGGCCTGCCCACCCCGGTGCTGGCCGCCGCGCTCGACCGGTTCGGCTGCCCGATCAGCAACCTCTACGGCTCCTCGGACGGCGTCAACTGCCGTGGCGAGTACGACGCTCCGGGTGTCGAGACCACCGCACTGTCCCACCCCGACCTGGCGGTCTGCGACTTCGAGGTGCGGGACGAGCAGGGCCGGGCGCTGCCCGCCGGCACCCCCGGCGAGCTGTGGGCGCGCGGCCCGATGACCCCGCTCTGCTACGTCGGCGCGCCCGACCTGGACGCCGGGCGCCGGGATCCGGCCGGCTGGGTGCGCTCCGGGGACCACGGGCTGCTCGACTCCGAGCGGCGGCTCCACCTGCTGCGCCGCAACAGCGCGGTGATCAAGCGCGGCGGCTTCACCATCAGTCCCGCCGAGGTCGAACGGCACGCCGGTGCGCACCCCGCGCTGGCCGAGGCGGTCTGCGTCCCGGTGCCGGACGAGGACCTGGGCGAGCGGCTCTGCGTCTGCGTGGTGGCGCGCCCGGGTGCCCCGGCGCCCAGCCTGGCCGAGCTCAACCTCTTCCTGGTGGAGCAGCGCGGCCTGGAACGCCGCAAGCTGCCCGAGCAGTTGGTGTCGCTGGCCGCGCTGCCGCTGGGAAGCACCGGCAAGCTCTCCAGGGTCGAGCTCTCCAGGCTGGCCGCGGCCCGGACTTGA
- a CDS encoding CoA transferase, protein MREDTLLRPAASATTAPLAGVPLAVAGRSPAIDLAVRQLGCLGVELTDRQDDGPWLLRLGHGPQAVECALDWAGRVALPLAGEADVQAACGIAAVNGRRHGAPQQLGIGYASAVAGVLAVQGLLAARYAALRGAPVRRVRTSVADAALLAVGQYLAAATADEPAEPLAHAAGAPPFTSADGVRFEIEALEPGQWLAFWTALGVDRRVVGRGWPPFRLRFASGCCVLPAELGSATAALPYRQLADAAGAAGVGIMPVRTAGPGARERGGAGGGATAPWQIEPVESGDHTGAEPPVSPGAGPLAGLRVAEMTRRLQGPLAGHLLALLGAEVVRVEPLGGDPLRGVPPMTGGVSARFHALNRHKRVLEADPRSAEGRRAIRDLVAGSDVFLHNLAPGKAEQFGLGAAELLAVRPGLVHAWASGWGAELGAGAPVGTDYLVQAYSGLASLVTPPGRPLAPTLMTVTDIFGGLVSATGVLAALVARASGGGGQRVESSLLSAALALLDTAVPPGAPPARLPAATPAELARDPRFAAALHRDGCVLPCSPWEFGPR, encoded by the coding sequence ATGCGTGAGGACACACTGCTGCGACCGGCCGCCTCAGCGACCACCGCGCCGCTGGCGGGGGTGCCACTGGCGGTGGCCGGCCGGAGTCCGGCGATCGACCTGGCGGTCCGCCAACTGGGCTGTTTGGGTGTCGAGCTGACCGACCGTCAGGATGACGGTCCGTGGCTGCTGCGGCTCGGGCACGGGCCGCAGGCGGTGGAGTGCGCGCTCGACTGGGCCGGCCGGGTGGCGCTGCCACTGGCCGGCGAGGCGGATGTGCAGGCCGCCTGCGGCATCGCCGCCGTCAACGGACGCCGCCACGGCGCGCCGCAGCAGCTCGGGATCGGCTACGCGAGTGCGGTGGCCGGGGTGTTGGCGGTGCAGGGCCTGCTCGCCGCACGCTACGCGGCGCTGCGCGGCGCACCGGTGCGGCGGGTGCGGACCTCGGTCGCGGACGCCGCGCTGCTGGCGGTCGGCCAGTACCTGGCGGCGGCCACCGCCGACGAGCCGGCCGAGCCGCTGGCCCACGCGGCCGGGGCGCCGCCGTTCACCAGCGCGGACGGGGTGCGGTTCGAGATCGAGGCGCTGGAGCCCGGCCAGTGGCTGGCGTTCTGGACGGCGCTCGGGGTGGACCGGCGGGTGGTGGGCCGGGGTTGGCCGCCGTTCCGGCTGCGGTTCGCCAGCGGGTGCTGCGTGCTGCCGGCGGAACTCGGCTCCGCCACGGCCGCGTTGCCGTACCGTCAGCTGGCGGATGCCGCCGGGGCGGCCGGGGTCGGGATCATGCCGGTGCGGACTGCGGGGCCGGGCGCGCGCGAGCGTGGGGGTGCGGGCGGGGGTGCGACGGCGCCGTGGCAGATCGAGCCGGTGGAGTCGGGGGATCACACGGGAGCCGAGCCGCCCGTGTCGCCCGGTGCCGGGCCGCTGGCCGGGCTGAGGGTGGCCGAGATGACCCGACGCCTGCAAGGTCCGCTGGCCGGGCACCTGTTAGCGCTGCTCGGCGCCGAGGTGGTGCGGGTCGAGCCGCTCGGCGGGGACCCGCTGCGCGGGGTGCCGCCGATGACCGGCGGGGTCTCCGCCCGGTTCCACGCGCTCAACCGGCACAAGCGGGTCCTAGAGGCCGATCCGCGCTCCGCCGAGGGCCGCCGGGCGATCCGCGACCTGGTCGCCGGATCCGATGTCTTCCTGCACAACCTGGCACCCGGCAAGGCCGAGCAGTTCGGCCTCGGCGCCGCCGAACTCCTCGCCGTCCGGCCCGGATTGGTGCACGCCTGGGCCTCCGGTTGGGGCGCGGAGCTCGGCGCCGGCGCGCCGGTGGGCACCGACTACCTGGTGCAGGCGTACAGCGGGCTGGCCTCCCTGGTCACCCCGCCGGGTCGACCGCTCGCGCCGACCCTGATGACGGTGACCGACATCTTCGGCGGGCTGGTCAGCGCGACCGGCGTGCTGGCCGCGCTGGTGGCCAGGGCGAGCGGCGGGGGCGGGCAGCGGGTCGAGTCCTCGCTGCTCTCGGCCGCGCTGGCGCTGCTGGACACCGCCGTGCCGCCCGGCGCGCCGCCGGCCCGGCTGCCCGCCGCCACCCCCGCCGAGCTCGCCCGGGACCCGCGCTTCGCCGCCGCACTGCACCGGGACGGCTGCGTACTGCCGTGCAGCCCCTGGGAGTTCGGCCCCCGCTGA
- a CDS encoding FHA domain-containing protein — MGERQIAPTAPQLVLHTAGDSQVLSPSRSYRLGRDPDCEIVLADQRVSRHHAVLHVDDGHWEFDDLDSTNGTYLDGHRVTHLDLLETAPESVLRFGSPGDGPEVELTVTPPPPRATKVAARPTALTAITGSYRPPTSVYRLAEQVRTVRIGRSHDNDLVVDDLAVSRHHAELRTGPTGAYEIADLGSHNGTYLNGSAVQRATIGPGDLLGIGHSVFCLVDGELQEFADTGDITLDVTDLVVTVADGRRLLDGISFPVGERCLLAVAGPSGSGKSTLLNALTGLRPADSGTVRYDGRDLYLDYAELRRRIGLVPQDDILHTQLTVRQALGYAAELRFPGDTAPAERAARVTEVIGELGLEQRADQVVSSLSGGQRKRVSVALELLTKPSLLFLDEPTSGLDPGMDRSVMQMLRALADDGRTVVVVTHSVLSLDLCDRLLLLAPGGRTAYYGPPGQALEFLGCPQWPQAFEEFETQEDRDWSGEYRASPEYRRYAAPAVEPPTATPAAPPPLNQPTPQRWHRQVGTLVRRYTAALAADRTFVAIMVALPFVMGAMARALAGGKLTQNSALNALLLLCVGGVLTGAANAVRELVKERVIYRRERAVGLSRSAYLCSKVVVLGTVTVLQSVVLTMVGLAGVELRPQGGSGVFLPPLAELTLAVALLSFTAMMLGLVVSALVGKEEVTMPLLVLLAIVQVVFCGALLRLNGVPGLDQVSWLVPSRWALAAMGGTVGLHTIVPGTLTADPLFRHAAHTWLLDMGMLLVLSLAFGLLTDRLLRRVEPAVMRGRGRR; from the coding sequence ATGGGAGAGCGACAGATCGCGCCCACCGCGCCGCAGCTGGTCCTGCACACCGCCGGCGACTCGCAGGTCCTCAGCCCGAGCCGCTCCTACCGCCTCGGCCGCGACCCCGACTGCGAGATCGTCCTCGCCGACCAGCGGGTCTCCCGCCACCACGCGGTGCTCCACGTGGACGACGGGCACTGGGAGTTCGACGACCTGGACAGCACCAACGGCACCTACCTGGACGGCCACCGGGTGACCCACCTCGACCTGCTGGAGACCGCCCCGGAGAGCGTGCTCCGGTTCGGCAGCCCGGGCGACGGGCCCGAGGTGGAGCTCACCGTGACCCCGCCACCGCCCCGGGCGACCAAGGTGGCGGCCCGCCCCACCGCGCTGACCGCGATCACCGGCTCCTACCGCCCGCCCACCAGCGTCTACCGCCTCGCCGAACAGGTCCGCACCGTCCGGATCGGCCGCTCGCACGACAACGACCTGGTGGTCGACGACCTCGCCGTCTCCCGCCACCACGCCGAACTGCGCACCGGGCCGACCGGCGCCTACGAGATCGCCGACCTCGGCAGCCACAACGGCACCTACCTCAACGGCAGCGCCGTGCAGCGCGCCACGATCGGCCCGGGCGACCTGCTCGGCATCGGCCACTCGGTGTTCTGCCTGGTGGACGGCGAGCTCCAGGAGTTCGCCGACACCGGCGACATCACCCTGGACGTCACCGACCTGGTGGTCACCGTCGCGGACGGCCGCCGACTGCTGGACGGCATCAGCTTCCCGGTCGGCGAGCGCTGCCTGCTCGCCGTCGCCGGCCCGAGCGGCTCCGGCAAGTCCACCCTGCTCAACGCGCTCACCGGCCTGCGCCCGGCCGACTCCGGCACCGTGCGCTACGACGGGCGCGACCTCTACCTGGACTACGCCGAACTGCGCCGCCGGATCGGCCTGGTGCCGCAGGACGACATCCTGCACACCCAGCTCACCGTCCGCCAGGCCCTCGGCTACGCGGCCGAACTGCGCTTCCCCGGCGACACCGCGCCGGCCGAGCGGGCCGCCCGGGTCACCGAGGTGATCGGCGAACTCGGCCTGGAGCAGCGGGCCGACCAGGTGGTGTCCAGCCTCTCCGGCGGCCAGCGCAAGCGGGTCAGCGTCGCGCTGGAACTGCTCACCAAGCCCTCGCTGCTCTTCCTGGACGAGCCCACCTCGGGCCTCGACCCGGGGATGGACCGCTCGGTGATGCAGATGCTGCGCGCCCTCGCCGACGACGGCCGCACGGTCGTGGTGGTCACCCACAGCGTGCTCAGCCTCGACCTCTGCGACCGCCTGCTGCTGCTCGCCCCGGGCGGGCGCACCGCCTACTACGGCCCGCCCGGCCAGGCCCTGGAGTTCCTCGGCTGCCCGCAGTGGCCGCAGGCCTTCGAGGAGTTCGAGACCCAGGAGGACCGGGACTGGTCCGGCGAGTACCGGGCCTCGCCCGAATACCGCCGGTACGCGGCACCGGCCGTCGAACCGCCGACCGCGACCCCGGCCGCACCGCCGCCGCTCAACCAGCCCACCCCGCAGCGCTGGCACCGCCAGGTCGGCACCCTGGTGCGCCGCTACACCGCCGCCCTGGCCGCCGACCGCACCTTCGTGGCGATCATGGTGGCGCTGCCGTTCGTGATGGGCGCGATGGCCCGGGCGCTGGCCGGCGGCAAGCTCACCCAGAACAGCGCGCTCAACGCCCTGTTGCTGCTCTGCGTCGGCGGCGTGCTGACCGGCGCCGCCAACGCGGTGCGCGAGTTGGTGAAGGAACGGGTGATCTACCGGCGCGAACGCGCCGTCGGGCTCTCCCGCTCCGCCTACCTCTGCTCCAAGGTGGTGGTGCTCGGCACGGTGACGGTGCTCCAGTCGGTGGTGCTCACCATGGTCGGCCTGGCCGGGGTGGAGCTGCGGCCGCAGGGCGGCAGCGGGGTCTTCCTGCCGCCGCTGGCCGAACTCACGCTGGCCGTCGCGCTGCTCTCCTTCACCGCGATGATGCTCGGCCTGGTGGTCTCCGCGCTGGTCGGCAAGGAGGAGGTCACCATGCCGCTGCTGGTGCTGCTGGCCATCGTCCAAGTGGTGTTCTGCGGCGCGCTGCTGCGGCTGAACGGGGTGCCGGGGCTCGACCAGGTCTCCTGGCTGGTGCCGTCCCGCTGGGCGCTGGCCGCGATGGGCGGCACCGTCGGCCTGCACACCATCGTGCCCGGCACGCTGACCGCCGACCCGCTGTTCCGGCACGCCGCGCACACCTGGCTGCTCGACATGGGGATGCTGCTGGTGCTCAGCCTGGCCTTCGGCCTGCTCACCGACCGGCTGCTGCGCCGGGTCGAGCCGGCCGTGATGCGGGGCAGGGGGCGGCGGTGA
- a CDS encoding serine/threonine-protein kinase encodes MSTDRSEAAPSRTVPSDLTGRRIAGYRLEREIGRGGMAVVFRAEDLRLGRTVAVKVLAPELARNDVFRKRFEHESRIAASIDHPHIVPIFEAGEAAGVLYLVMRYVDGRDLRALLDREGPLALDRTVRIAVQVASALDAAHAHDLVHRDVKPGNILVAEGTDPDHPEHIYLTDFGLTKKSLSLTGFTTVGQFVGTLDYVAPEQIAGKPVDGRCDVYSLAAVLQEVLTGRPPFVRDTDMALIWAHLHDSPAAAGLGEWVDAVLARALAKEPEQRYASCAQLAAALRGAGERAPVELRAAEPVRPVRQPPGWAAAVVRAPRSPQ; translated from the coding sequence GTGAGCACGGACCGTTCGGAGGCGGCCCCGTCGAGGACCGTGCCGTCGGACCTGACCGGCCGTCGGATCGCCGGCTACCGGCTGGAGCGGGAGATCGGCCGGGGCGGCATGGCCGTGGTCTTCCGGGCCGAGGACCTGCGGCTCGGCCGCACCGTCGCGGTCAAGGTGCTGGCGCCGGAGCTGGCCCGCAACGACGTCTTCCGCAAGCGGTTCGAGCACGAGTCGCGGATCGCCGCCTCGATCGACCACCCGCACATCGTGCCGATCTTCGAGGCGGGCGAGGCGGCCGGCGTGCTCTACCTGGTGATGCGCTACGTGGACGGCCGGGACCTGCGGGCGCTGCTGGACCGCGAGGGCCCGCTGGCGCTGGACCGGACGGTCCGGATCGCCGTCCAGGTGGCCTCCGCGCTGGACGCCGCGCACGCGCACGACCTGGTGCACCGGGACGTCAAGCCCGGCAACATCCTGGTCGCCGAGGGCACCGACCCGGACCACCCAGAGCACATCTACCTGACCGACTTCGGGCTGACCAAGAAGTCGCTGTCGCTGACCGGCTTCACCACCGTCGGCCAGTTCGTCGGCACGCTGGACTACGTCGCGCCCGAGCAGATCGCCGGCAAGCCGGTGGACGGGCGGTGCGACGTCTACAGCCTGGCCGCCGTGCTGCAGGAGGTGCTGACCGGGCGGCCGCCGTTCGTCCGGGACACCGACATGGCGCTGATCTGGGCCCACCTGCACGACTCGCCGGCCGCCGCCGGGCTGGGCGAGTGGGTGGACGCGGTGCTGGCCCGGGCGCTGGCCAAGGAGCCGGAGCAGCGGTACGCCAGCTGCGCCCAGCTGGCGGCGGCGCTGCGCGGGGCGGGGGAGCGGGCGCCGGTGGAGCTGCGGGCGGCGGAGCCGGTGCGGCCGGTGCGGCAGCCGCCGGGGTGGGCGGCGGCCGTGGTGCGTGCCCCCCGTTCACCGCAGTAG